The genomic interval GCAATCCGTTTCAACGAGTCTCTCTTAAGAGCCGGTCGTCAGGTGCGCAGCTCGGAACGCGACAGTCTAAAGACAATCGAGGCGGCGGCCGACAAGACAGAACGAGGAACGAGGTCCAGTGTCCCCATGGCGTGTTAGACTTCGAGCGATTCTTGTCTATTCTTTTGAATTATTGAAGCCTTTTGCGACGTAGAAACGAAGTACGGCATACTTTTCGGGATGGGCGAAGCTGTACCGCTCTGGTCCGATAGTACTACGCCCGGGACTCGCAGTGTGTGCAATTTTGGCCTCAGCTCGTTCCACTTgtgtctgcagctgcagaacaTTGTGAGTTTGTCTCCGTAGCGAaagcctctttcttcccttgcCAAGTTACTAACCACTGTGGACACGATGGTTCACTCTTGGGCGAGAGCGTTCATGAAGCGTGGAGTCCTCGCCGCCCTCGCCGCTGTTTGCATCGCCGCACGTGTCTCGGGAACTCCAGCGACGAGCAATACATGCGTGCTGGCAGAGCCTGGCGCAGACCTCAGTGTCGAAAACCACACACGCGTGGCGCTTTCAGTGACTCGGGCTGGCCAGCAAGTTTTTTTCACTTGCCCTGACGGTTCTCCGCTTGACCCGACCCGTGCAGTGCAGCAGGGTCGGTTCTACGCGGCTTCCGCCGACGGAACGACCTGCTTGTCGTCACAAGCCCCTGAGGCGTTGAGTGACAAAGTCCCGGGTTCTTACCTGACGGTCATCAAAGGCGAAGGCATATCCGAAACGACGGTTGCGTTCTTCGTGCCTGCACTCCCCGCGACGGCGCAGaatgtctgcttctcgtgcTCAGGCAGAGCGGCAAACAAGCAAGACTGCCCCGTCGTCATCTCGATCGCGGGACGCACAGTCGGCCGCGCCGTGGAAGGCAAGTGTTTCTATCATAGCTTTCGAGAGAGGTTGGACACAAACGCTAgtcaagaaagaaacagatcCACTGCATCGTACCAACGTGTTCTGAATGAGTGGTGACGTCGTGTGATCGAGAGCGTCTTTAAAAATATGTTCCTCGCGCTGAAAGTAGGCTGAATGCAGCAAACAAGACGTGAATCCTTCACGGTGTGTAAATGTGCATGTACTAGAGAAGAGCAGTTCGAGATCTACTTGCAGCCTCCGTTGTTGTGTGAATATCGATAGCTCCGTTGTTTTCGGGCTGCTGTCTTCCGATGCTGTAGCCCGTCGGGCGTCTATCTAGCTGATATGACCTGGGTCTCAGGCAGCGTGTCGCGAGGTCAGGCATTCAGTTCTGTTTCAGGAAAAGTGAGGTGGTATGTTTGGGTGGCCGTTCCGTGCAACAACCGAAGATTTTGGCAACTCGAGTCTCCCCCAACACAGGGTAGTGCGTGTGCATTGTCAGGTGGGCGTCCCtgtatgtgtgtctctgccgttCGTTTGTCGTATCTTCATTACAAGGCGGAAGCGTCCATGCTTATGATGTGCGCTACAGAGGATCTCACTTGCAACGGAGAGGGCGAGAAAAAGATTGCAGTTACAGAGCCCGGCACCCTCACCTTGCATTGCGGCACAGAGACCCCCACCGCGGACCCCACCCTCGCCCGGGGAAATGTGTTCACTGGTGCTGACTGCACAGAAAAAGTTGAACTGAATACAGTGCTCAAAGACGCGACTCTGGAGGTTAAACCGCAAGAACAAACACCGCCTGCTCAGAACCccgacgaaaagaaggactATGTCCTTAAGGTGACGTCGATGCCAGAAGCCACCCAGCAAATTTGCCTCAAGTGTGTACAACTAGAAAATGAGAAAACAACGACACCACAAAAGACTTGCACCTTCAAAATTGCTGTCggcaaagacgcagaagtaGACAGTGCAGGGTTCAGACCCTCGGTTGTCTCTGGTGTTGCCGTTGGCGTTTTTGTCTTGGCCTCCTCTCTCATTCAGTAGAGACCCCCCCCCGCGGATTTTCCGGTGTACGGCAGGATTAGCTGCGTAGAAGCGTTTCAACACGGTACGTTTCTTGCTTTTTTCCCGCGCCCCCAGAGAAGCATCGCGGAGGCGCCTCGTTTTACCCACACGACAGTCCTTTCTGGCTGTGTCTACCTGACAGGTAGTCGAAAACGGGAAGCGAAGCTCTGTTCTCAAAACTAGGAcagttttcgtttctcccgcgaTTGAGTACAGCAGACGGAAGCCCGTTGATACTTTGTTCCTCCCCAGGGAACTCTTTTGTACGATTTATTTTCACGAGAGTAACTGCGAGCTTGGTGCCCTCTGATGTGTTTTGTATGGCATTTGCGAGTCTGCGTCAACTGACACAAGACAAACGAACTGGCAGTGCGCTCGCTGGCTTCTGCGCACTCTACTGCATCTTGGGAACGGCCCGACACTTGTAGAGGGAACAGGAAGGTGCAGTTGTGGCTGAATTGACGATTAGCTGCAGAAGTCTGACGAATATCCTAGTGCAGATTTCCACGTAACAAAAAGGTTTATCTTACCAAAAATTATCGGACGTTTCAGAGATACTCAGGCCCGCTTTTCGGCTTTGTAAGGGACAGGAGTGAAGAATGCTTATGCGATGTTCTTTTGGAGCGACAAGCTGTGGATCGGTGAGGCCCAGCGCACCCGTAGACGCACACAGAGGACAGTAGAACAGGAACCTTAGAAAAGAGCGTGGTGTCAATCCCGAGAAAGGAACGTTTTCGTGGCATCGCGTTATCCTATGAGTGTAGTCACTGAATGCGGGAGAAGCAGTGCGGCTCACAATGCACGTACTTTTGAGGTGAATGACACGAGGCGGTTTCACTCCTGCATCGGTTTTAGCAGTCAAGAATTCACGATGGCCATTTCTTGTCCCGCAATTATCCCTGAATCCGAGGCGCAGGCGGTGTACGGTAAGTGTACATGCTTGTCAGTGATTCATGTAGATAACTTCGTTCATACGTACTACACGCAAGTGAATTAGAGTTGCTTGACGGATGCTACGTTACGGTTCTGTCATCCAAGAAGTATCCGTCGATGGTAAGAGAATAtccgaaaaaaggaaaatgcAGCAACAAACAGGTCTGCGAGtgcggaaacagaaaacgatCACCTTTCATCTTCCCCTTAATATTTCCTGTCtaccttctcgcttcctttgTTTCCCCTGCCTTCACTATCCTCATTCAACGCTTGACTGTGCCTAGCTCATGCCATGATCGGCGATAAGCTGTCGCCATTTGACCCCCTTTCTGATGACACACAAGAGCCTCTCAGTTTACCCGATGCACAGACGTTGTAATTTCCCTACGGCAGCCAGCGCAAGAAAACCAACGCCAAACGCAGGCAAACCTCACGAAGGGATTTTCGTTCATGCGAGTGGAAGAACCGAAAAGTTGCCACACACCGCGTGCACAATACAACATCTCTTTTAAAGTGATTGTAGAAAGCAGACAAACAACGACGCAAGACAGTTGCGCAATCATCCCCGTCGCCTCGCCCGCgtcccctttcctctccatgCATTAAACATGCAAGAGACAgtacgtgcatgcatatatatatatatatatatatatatacatgcatgtgcgcatgtacAGAAATGTACGTTAGTTCTAGTTGAGAGTTGCGGGAGACCAGAGAGCGCCTGTAGAGCAGTCAGATTCCCCTGCTTGCAACTGCATTGACGACAGAGAATTAAGTTAGCTTCGGTTTCTTTGCCAgcggttcttctccagttAGAGCTgcaaaggaaacaaagatgCGCAGCAAAGTCACACCACACCGCCCACAGGCACCGTTCCATTTCGCGCCTCATGGAATCTCAGCGCTCGGAATCTTCGGAAGGATGGAGACCGTAAGCGTTGAAAGAAGCAAATACTAGAGTCGATgcggaaaaagaaacgatGAAAGTGAAACACAGGGACATGCAGGAGCATTCCTCAAGCGCTTCTGAACCTACGCATAGGCAAGGCAACGGCGGGTCTAGGCGGCGTTTAGGATACTGACATGCGTAGACGAAACACAAATGTGAATAAAGGAGAACGACGGGGACCGGCAACCACAACATGTGACGCGGCAAGAGACGCCACAGAACGCGTGTGAAATGCAACAAAGAAAACGGCAAGTCTGAAAAAGCATCGAAAAGTATAAAACAACGCAGCAGGAGAGCTTACAAGCATATGGATTGTACTGATCCTTCAAGAAGAACACGGTTTTCCTGTCACTCGCGCgcctgcagagagcgagcaAAAGACGCACCAGTCAACTgctcgacagcgaagaacTTCCGACAAGAAATAAAACAAACAAAGCTCGGTCGATTCTCCCCCTAACGTTCTCAAAACACAGATGAGATTGCTGACATATTGCAACCgtcacatatatatatatatatatataggtcaacacatacatatgtataagGTTGATTTACACAACAGTATATGTGCGTGAATATAATGTGGAGTTTCCTATTCCATTATTCGATAAACGTAGTAGGTTTACATGACTAAGCTTATCTGTTCTAGTTGGTGTTTGTAACACAACCTCTTAAAGACTCgtccttctgtttttccacttttcccCAGCGCTAAGCTCGGTCTGTTTCCGTCTCGCGCATGATTTTGTCTCATTCGTCTGCTTCACTCTTTGCTCTTCTGTTCCGGTTCTTCCACGTTCGCTGCGAACATGCACTGCCCTATCGCGCTTTTCCTCACTTCCTCGGCTCCGCTATTTCTTCGACCACTTGCCGCACGAAGGACAATGGCTGGCCCGTCTGCATCGCAATTTGCTTCAGCTGCAGCCCGTTCGCTCCAGCGGCTTCAAAAATCGAGAAAAGCCGGAGTTTCAGTGAATCCTCGTCAATCGTGACcaccgctttcttctctgaaaaaaacaagcgAGGCAGCAGTCCAACGCTTTGCCCACCACATCCGCCTTCCAAGATTCACAAGAAAAACTacggaaaaaacgagaaaccgATCCTGAACACATCGCTGTAATCGCAGGCGTTGTCCGTgtactcatatatatatatatatatgtatatatatatatatgcatgcatatatatgcgtgacaaatatatacatatatatatatatatatgcatatatgcacgGCATGCATACGTGTATACATACGCATGCACGGGAGCTTACGTGCCCGAGGATCACGTATACAACAGGCGCAAATCATCTGTCTCACTTGGCTGCATACATTCACGCGTTTACGGAGAAAAGCGTCATAAGTGTACACACGTATGTGCGGACAGAGGGAGATGATATCCTGGATGGAGCGCGGAAGAGATGTTTGTGTTAAGACAGACACTTTTGCAAGTATATCGGTTTTTCGTACGTTTCGCCGTCCGCGTCCGCGCAGCCTCTGCCGCGCTCAGGCCACCGCGACGACCTCCCAGCATGGAGAattcgtcgtcttcttctgcaacTCCTGCCGAGCTCGCAGCCGCAGGCTTTGGTGTGTGGAAGTGGAagagctgaagagaaagaagattcGAGGGAATCATGGCGTGAAGAAGGAGTGGAAAAATGAGAAAGATAGAGTGAAACTACGGATTTCGTCTTGCCACTGGCGAGGAAATCTCGGAATGTCGAGACTTGTTCCTCACTTCCTCCTACCCCTGTCTCTGCCCAAgtcctttgctttcttcttctcccttctcttcgcccattcttctccttcctcttgtgcgttccttctctctgctctcttttccacgtctatcctctctccctttctttccttcctctccttcctctccttcgtcgtctcttctctcgcttccacCTGGCTCGTCCCTCTTccctttgtgtctctctgtcctctggGTCTTCCTACAGTTGCAGTGGAGTCGAatccggtgtctctgcgggTTTCCTCGATCGTTCCGCGCGTCTTGAAGACGTCCGTGgtttcgtgtctcctccgcaAGAAAGTGTGGTAGGTCTGGTCGAGAAGCGGAACGAAATTCGACGACTCTTCCACGACGCAGAGGACGTCTGCAGCAGCCGGAAAGGAAGCGCcgctctgctgctgcagcacgAACAGCTTGTTCGGCTTCACAGATGCACACTGAAGATGGCAGGTGGGTGCCGGCGCGCGGGTCTTCTGGCCCGGGGCCTCTTGGCCCGGGGCCTCGCCCTTCTCCGACGCCCGCCCCGCCTCGCTGCGTTGCTCCGCCATGCCGAAGATgcacttcttcttcgacttcggATCTCCGTAAGTCACCCCTACGaccgtttgcttctctgcggcGCGCCAAGCAGCTGCCACGAAGGGCGGAACCTTTATCAAAGTCACGTGCGGCAGGGGAGTTGCGGACTGAATTTTCGCAGGAAGAAACGGCGCCGCTTCCCGGTAGCTCAGATCCGCCGCGTTCTGCTGCGGACCCGTTCGCCCCCGCCCCGCGCGCCCCGAAGAGACACCCGCAGCGcccgcggaagaagaactcgACCCCCCTCcctggagagaggaagaagctgcagaggccATCTTggcaaacgaagagaaaacagaggaacgGGACGGTCGGCGAGACACTCGCAAAtgggcgagaaagagaggcgagagaggagagaacgcggggaagtggagacagaagagacagaagcgaggaaagagagagaggagagacggaagagagggaagagagagaggagagagagggaagagagggaagaaagggaagagagggaagagagaaaagggagataCAGGGAAGAACGGGAAAGCGATGCTCTTCTTGGCGTCCGTAGGTctgagtggagaagaaagagaggctgGAAAGAGGGGGAAACGTTTTTTCGAGGAAACGCACAGGCGCTCTGTGAACGCGATTGCCAATCTGTCTGAATTTATCCTTGGAAGATCCTTGCAAGAGCAACACTggtgaagaaaagaacgcacAGGCACATGCAAAAAATCGAGTCCTTTTTCCGGGCGAAAaaatagagagagacagcgaaacggCCGAGTAATTGGAAGCTTCAAACAGcgggaaaagcagaagaatgGTGGACCGGTACCGCTGAGTCTGTGTAGTGCCTTGTTGCGTCACAGCGTCGAAAAACGGGGCAAAAACCGTTTCTTCTGCCCGAGCATTGCACACGCTCGTCTTCCggtcctcctctcctcactacctgtcttttttctcctctatttcccctcctttcctctctgcctccgtgGTTCTCTTTCCCTGGCGCCGGACCTCTGAGCGCTCTGCTTGCCCCGCTCTACGTTCTCACTTTCGTCCACAGAGCTGGAATCTGAaactcctgcttcttctcaccGAGCGTAACTCAGGCCGCTTCTCCTTtgcccttcctctccagaaaaagaagccgAAAAGTCACGATTGACGCCGACATAGCCGCGCCTCGATTCCCGGAACagagtgcagagacagcaggaaacAAAAAGTTTCACGAGACACGAACCCCAACAATGCTCGACTTTCATCCCTGCAAGCGACACATCTCCCCGGAGACAAACAGCAGAAGTCAAGAGGACAGAAAGGACAACATGAGCGCGTGAGAAGTGCGACAATcgacgaaaaagacaaacacAAGCCGGACTGGCGCGAGGCTCCGCACATGCAGTGAAAACGCTGGCAACCTTTACTCATAGTAACGCGCATGAGGCCGTGTACGCGGTCACGAGTTTCATCTGCATATGCGTATCT from Toxoplasma gondii ME49 chromosome VIIa, whole genome shotgun sequence carries:
- the SRS39 gene encoding SAG-related sequence SRS39 (encoded by transcript TGME49_281930~Gene product name based on ToxoDB Community Expert Annotation.~Signal peptide predicted by SignalP 2.0 HMM (probability 1.000) with cleavage site probability 0.914 at residue 29); amino-acid sequence: MVHSWARAFMKRGVLAALAAVCIAARVSGTPATSNTCVLAEPGADLSVENHTRVALSVTRAGQQVFFTCPDGSPLDPTRAVQQGRFYAASADGTTCLSSQAPEALSDKVPGSYLTVIKGEGISETTVAFFVPALPATAQNVCFSCSGRAANKQDCPVVISIAGRTVGRAVEEDLTCNGEGEKKIAVTEPGTLTLHCGTETPTADPTLARGNVFTGADCTEKVELNTVLKDATLEVKPQEQTPPAQNPDEKKDYVLKVTSMPEATQQICLKCVQLENEKTTTPQKTCTFKIAVGKDAEVDSAGFRPSVVSGVAVGVFVLASSLIQ
- a CDS encoding membrane protein, putative (encoded by transcript TGME49_281950); this translates as MASAASSSLQGGGSSSSSAGAAGVSSGRAGRGRTGPQQNAADLSYREAAPFLPAKIQSATPLPHVTLIKVPPFVAAAWRAAEKQTVVGVTYGDPKSKKKCIFGMAEQRSEAGRASEKGEAPGQEAPGQKTRAPAPTCHLQCASVKPNKLFVLQQQSGASFPAAADVLCVVEESSNFVPLLDQTYHTFLRRRHETTDVFKTRGTIEETRRDTGFDSTATLFHFHTPKPAAASSAGVAEEDDEFSMLGGRRGGLSAAEAARTRTAKQKKAVVTIDEDSLKLRLFSIFEAAGANGLQLKQIAMQTGQPLSFVRQVVEEIAEPRKRASDRKTVFFLKDQYNPYASLTGEEPLAKKPKLT